Within the Dolichospermum compactum NIES-806 genome, the region CAGCCATACCGCACAAACTTTACCTCAAAGCATCAGCAATTTATAGTCGCTTGCCAGAAATATATCAAAATCTGAAAAAATTACAGAATAGGAGTCAGGAGTCAGGAGTCAGGAGTCAGGAGGAAGAAAGAAGGAAGAAGGAAGAATAAATTAAGGTGTTTGGGTAGCGATCGCTAATTTTGCCCCTTTTACCTGCCGCACCCGATCCATAACCACCACCACTTGACCATGAGTAGCACTTTGATCAGCATTGATAATAACTACCACTTCCGTATTTTTGCCCATCAACTCCTGTACTTTTACTGGTAAAGTCTCAATAGTTACTGGCTGGCGATTTAAACTCACATCCCCGGCTGAATCTACTGTAACGTTAATTGGTGCGGCTGATGATTGGGCTTTGGCTGTGGCTGCTTTAGGTAAATTCACTGGCAAACCTTCAGAACGATGTAAGAATAAAGTGGACATAATGAAAAATGTCAAAATAGCAAAGATGACATCAATCATCGGTACAATATTAATCTGGGCTGGAATATCCGGTTCATCTGGTAGACGCATAGGATTTATCCCCTCTTTCATAATGACGACGATACAGTAATTCTAGCTGACCAGCATATTCTTGAATCCAAGCAATTTGCCGCAAATACATACCGCGAAAACTATTCGCAAAAAATAAAGTAATAATAGCTACAACTAATCCCGATGCTGT harbors:
- a CDS encoding ExbD/TolR family protein — its product is MRLPDEPDIPAQINIVPMIDVIFAILTFFIMSTLFLHRSEGLPVNLPKAATAKAQSSAAPINVTVDSAGDVSLNRQPVTIETLPVKVQELMGKNTEVVVIINADQSATHGQVVVVMDRVRQVKGAKLAIATQTP